The Peribacillus simplex genome contains a region encoding:
- a CDS encoding stage V sporulation protein D, producing the protein MRVSNVTVRKRLAIALAIGIVVFFIIDIRLGIVQFYLGDKLTGLAKDSWSRNIPFEAKRGEILDRNGVELATNISAPTVYVIPRQIENPGETAEQLASILDMTKEKAYQWLTKQAMSVRIPEGRKISHEKAKEIKALGIKGVYIAEDSKRHYPFGEYLSHVLGFTGSDNQGLMGIELSYDKELSGEKGFVKFYSDAKGKRLENMADDYKPPVDGDNLKLTIDSKIQTIVERELDNAEATYDPDGIIAIAMDPNTGEILAMSSRPTFDPANFQNVPSEVYNRNLPVWSVYEPGSTFKIITLAAALEEGKVDLQKEHFYDSGHVEVSGSTLHCWKRGGHGDQTFLEVVENSCNPGFVELGNRLGKDKLFKYINDFGFGQKTGIDLTGEGKGIMFNMDQVGPVEQATTAFGQGVAVTPIQQVTAVSAAVNGGTLYTPYIAKELVNPKNGEVLMRKTPQAKKKVISEATSKKVREALESVVAQGSGKGAFVESYRVGGKTGTAQKAENGRYLENNYILSFIGVAPADDPQIVVYIAVDNPKGTVQFGGVVAAPIVGNIMEDSLRAMGVKPRKNQIEKETVWTDPVMVEVPDVVGLSKKELQTQLIDLKVDIAGNGDKVINQAPDPGVKLKQGSTIRIYLGENTE; encoded by the coding sequence TTGCGTGTTTCGAATGTTACTGTCCGAAAACGGCTGGCAATCGCATTGGCGATCGGTATCGTTGTATTTTTTATCATTGATATCCGATTGGGAATTGTACAGTTTTATCTAGGGGATAAGTTGACGGGGCTGGCTAAAGATTCCTGGAGCAGGAATATTCCTTTTGAAGCCAAACGAGGAGAAATTCTGGATCGGAATGGTGTTGAGCTGGCAACGAATATATCTGCGCCAACAGTCTATGTCATCCCAAGACAGATTGAGAATCCTGGGGAGACGGCGGAACAGCTTGCTTCAATATTGGATATGACAAAGGAAAAGGCTTATCAATGGTTAACGAAACAGGCGATGAGCGTCAGAATTCCGGAAGGCAGAAAGATATCTCATGAAAAAGCGAAGGAAATTAAAGCATTAGGGATAAAGGGCGTTTATATCGCTGAAGATTCTAAGCGCCATTACCCATTTGGTGAATACCTTTCGCATGTTCTTGGCTTTACAGGCTCTGACAATCAAGGGTTGATGGGTATTGAATTGTCATATGATAAGGAACTAAGCGGGGAAAAAGGATTCGTTAAATTTTACTCCGATGCTAAAGGGAAAAGACTTGAAAATATGGCCGATGACTATAAGCCCCCTGTTGATGGTGATAACTTGAAGCTAACCATCGATAGCAAAATCCAGACAATTGTGGAGAGGGAGCTCGATAATGCGGAGGCGACATATGATCCCGATGGTATAATTGCCATTGCGATGGACCCGAATACAGGGGAAATATTGGCAATGTCAAGCAGGCCAACCTTCGACCCGGCTAATTTTCAAAATGTACCTTCAGAAGTGTATAATCGTAATTTACCAGTTTGGAGTGTATATGAACCAGGTTCGACTTTTAAAATCATCACGCTTGCTGCGGCACTTGAGGAAGGGAAGGTCGACTTACAAAAGGAACATTTTTATGATTCCGGACATGTGGAAGTGTCAGGGTCTACACTGCATTGCTGGAAAAGAGGAGGACATGGGGACCAAACTTTCCTTGAAGTTGTAGAGAACTCATGTAACCCTGGTTTTGTAGAATTAGGGAACCGGCTTGGTAAAGACAAGCTGTTTAAATATATAAATGATTTCGGGTTTGGGCAAAAGACGGGGATTGATTTAACTGGCGAAGGAAAAGGAATCATGTTCAACATGGATCAAGTGGGTCCGGTTGAGCAGGCAACGACAGCGTTTGGACAAGGTGTAGCCGTAACTCCCATTCAGCAGGTGACAGCGGTATCGGCGGCTGTGAATGGCGGAACTTTGTATACACCTTATATCGCGAAGGAACTTGTGAATCCAAAAAATGGTGAAGTGCTGATGCGAAAGACCCCGCAGGCGAAGAAAAAAGTGATTTCGGAAGCAACCTCGAAGAAAGTCCGTGAAGCACTTGAATCCGTTGTCGCACAAGGTAGCGGTAAAGGAGCATTCGTGGAGTCGTACCGAGTCGGCGGTAAAACGGGTACAGCCCAAAAAGCTGAAAATGGCAGATACCTTGAAAATAATTATATTCTCTCATTCATTGGGGTCGCTCCAGCGGATGATCCGCAAATCGTCGTTTATATAGCTGTGGATAACCCTAAAGGAACGGTACAGTTCGGCGGGGTCGTTGCCGCACCGATCGTTGGGAATATCATGGAGGATTCGCTTAGGGCCATGGGCGTCAAGCCAAGGAAAAACCAGATCGAGAAGGAAACGGTCTGGACTGATCCAGTCATGGTCGAGGTACCTGACGTTGTTGGTCTCAGCAAAAAAGAGTTGCAAACCCAGCTCATCGACCTTAAGGTGGATATTGCCGGCAATGGGGATAAAGTCATAAATCAAGCCCCGGATCCAGGTGTTAAATTAAAACAAGGCTCCACCATAAGAATTTATCTTGGCGAAAATACAGAATAA